A stretch of Saccharomyces cerevisiae S288C chromosome IV, complete sequence DNA encodes these proteins:
- the SDH7 gene encoding Sdh7p (Mitochondrial protein involved in assembly of succinate dehydrogenase; has a role in maturation of the Sdh2p subunit; localized to the mitochondrial intermembrane space; required for acetate utilization and gluconeogenesis; mutation in Drosophila ortholog SDHAF3 causes reduced succinate dehydrogenase activity and neuronal and muscular dysfunction; member of the LYR protein family) translates to MNNKLIYRSVRFATHNSQLLLPPLVLYRRILRQHKLLPGPQREMGDQYVRNEFKLHKDIDNPLHIVGFLASWQDYLHMISNGKWKDATLSSETLEKLSPEQTVQLYELMKETQKLHQDNEIESSKDVKRNNKD, encoded by the coding sequence ATGAACAACAAGCTCATATATCGTTCGGTTAGATTTGCAACCCATAACAGCCAGCTTTTACTTCCACCTTTGGTTCTCTACAGAAGGATACTAAGGCAGCATAAGCTGCTACCTGGTCCCCAAAGGGAGATGGGTGACCAATACGTGCGAAACGAGTTCAAGTTGCACAAAGATATCGATAACCCGTTGCATATAGTCGGCTTTTTAGCTTCCTGGCAAGATTATCTCCACATGATTTCCAACGGTAAATGGAAAGATGCCACTTTATCTTCGGAAACCCTGGAGAAACTATCCCCTGAGCAAACAGTTCAACTGTATGAATTGATGAAGGAAACACAGAAACTTCACCAAGACAATGAAATAGAATCAAGTAAGGACGTGAAGCGGAACAACAAGGATTAG